The following nucleotide sequence is from Pygocentrus nattereri isolate fPygNat1 chromosome 25, fPygNat1.pri, whole genome shotgun sequence.
GACTATTTCTTTAAGTAGCTGCACTATGGCTGTAAAAGCAAAACATAGCCagatcattttcttttatttcagactttctggaggaggaggagggtgtAGATCCAGAGGAAGAGTCTGTCAACCCCAATAACCATCAGGCCAGGAGGATGAGTAACATCAGCCCATCCAATCAGCTTTCAACTTCATCACTTAGCACAGCGTCTACTAGTGCTGATCGGATAAGCCATGACTCAAAAAGTCACATTTTGGCCCGAGAAGGCCGCTATTCACAACTCAAAGGGAAACAAGCCAGGAGGAGGGTTAAAGCAGAAGGCATGGATAGAGAGGATGGCTACTATATGAGCACCCAGGCCAAAGCacaagaggaagaggagagaggaatggAAAAAGAGAGCCAGCTGAGACGCGCTGAGATCATAGGGATACAGCATGAGGCTCTGAATGAGCACAGAGAAAGTGAAGAAGTAGGAGATGACCCACAAACACATGCAGGACAGCGGTCTTTAATGTGGGTCCCCCTCAGCCCTGTGCAGCAAAGTAATAAGGTCATTCCTCTAAGGCTGAGTAAAACTTCCAAGACTTTCCAGCAGTCACCTCTTTACGCTTTGGCCAATCAGATTCTGAGTAATGCAGCACATCCTGCGCCCATTGTATTGAAGAGCAATCAGGAGAAAGAGATTAAGACAAACAAAATCTACATCACTAGGCCCCGCCCACCAAAAAGTAGACCAAGGGAGGTACCAAGGCCACCAGTAGAGGTCTTCCCAGGGGTCTTCCTGTACCAAACCGCAAGAGGCAAAAAGCTTGTAGACCTCAGTTCAAGGTGGAAATCAATGAAAAAGCATGGAGGCCTTCCTCTTTTCTGGTCTAGCTTGTCCTTGATAGATCATAAATCAACTACCCAACAAGTACCTCTGAGGCAAAACCATCAAATCGTACCCACTGATCAAGAACATCAAGACCTAGAGGTTTCTCCTTCACTTTCTTTCAAAATTAGTCACTCTGCCTCTGTGGACTCCAATGACTTGCCTCCATCCAGCCTAGACAAGACAGATGACCCAGAGATCCAACCCACAAAGGCCTCAGAGATGGCTGAAGAATCTCAGCAGAGGAGGGCAGCTGAACCAGAAGAAGGAGGTGTGTCCCAGTACAGTTATGAGGACACAGAGCCACGGCCTGGCTGGACTGAGGAGGCCATCAACTGGCAGCGGACTTTCACTGTGAACCCAGTGGATTTTGAGATGCTCAGGTCAGATTGGAACGACCTGAGGTGCAACGTGTCTGGCAACCTGCAGCTGGCTGAAAACGAGGTGGTGGATGTGCTATCGCAGTACATAGAGCGGCTAAATGAGCGCAATGGAGGGTGAGTGGGCTTGCACGCTGTCCATAGATGTCTTGATTCAATCTGAATAATCAGTAGAGGCATATATTGACCCCTTAAATGGTGAGGGCCTGTCGGCAGTAAATGAATAATCAGCCTTAATATGTattaagcctgggattttaaggggtacATGAAATTTTTTCCACGTATGGGCCACGTCATTAGACACACCTGCTTGTATATAcacttattttcaattttatcagctccacttaccatataggtggtTCTTTAATGGTCATGACTCCAGGACCATCACTGAGAAGgtattatgtgggtggtggaccaGATTAcatgcagcagtgctgttgctgagtgttgctgtagtttttaaacactgtttccactcactgtccactctattagacactcctaccttgttgtttgatgtaaagtcagagacagcagctcatctgttgctgcacagtttgtgttgatcatcctctagtcctttatcagtggtcacaggaagcTGCCCATAAGACActgatggctggatatttttggttgtcagtgagtccagcagtgacattaagGTGTGTAaaaccatgtcagtgtcactgcagtatgGAGAACgatacaccacccaaataatatctgctctctTGTGGTCCGGTGGGGGTcatgaccattgaagaacagagtaaaaacaggctaacaaaatatcagagaaacagacggactacagtctgtaactgtagaactacaaagtgcacctatacagtaagtggagctaataaaatggacaatgggcGTAGAAACAAGCAAGTGTATTTAATGAAGTGTCAGGTTGGTGTACATGTATACAGTATGTTTTAatctgcatgtttaaatggtatAAGCTATAATTAGCCTGATCCAGTTTAGGCTGTTTGTTAAGGCTGTTGTTTTCCAAAGTGCAGCACAGATATCTGTTAGCTGACacaacagaactggcagttacACCAGTTATACTgttcagggttgccagattgaaAACCCTTAAAACCAAATAAATTCATGAAAACACAAACCTTATACATGAAAAACAGCCTGCAGTCACTTCAACCTTAATAGTATATACTAACCAAGATCTGCCCAAATTTGGTGATGCTTGTTTCATTTGCTGCAGAGAAAAAATGCAGTGGTGCTTCACATGAGATGACAGGAAGCACATGCTAACATACACCCTCCCGGGGTAGTAGCATAGCGAGATAAAGGGACTCCTAGCTTATGGGGGGATTAAGCTACGATCAAATTGGAGGAGAAAAATTGTAACTTTATACTTtctgcatttgttttaatatcTTTCATGTGCCGTGTGTGACTACAGTAtctacaaaaatacaaatattgaataatattGGTAGAAACTCAgcattaaagggctcatattagCTCAGATTTTTGCactcaaaagcaaaaataacaagcagaaaattttatttattgcgcttctttattgctttttattcCAGTAACACCTTATGTGATTTTTGATGTATATAAGTGGTGCGAATGCTTGAAAGAGAGGTTGCCTCCTGCTGGGTTTGCAGCTCCGATATTGAGTTAGATCTTAATTCTAACCCCATTACTGTGGCAGTATATATTCCCTTGTTGTTTATCCAAAGCAGCTCCTCTCAGCAGGAAGCCCATACAGCATTATTATAACGAGAGGCAGTGTTGTATCTACTAACACTTCCACACATTAAAGAACCTGGGGGAGGGTGCCTATTGCAAGTTGCTGAGGCAGCAGCTTTaacaatgctctctctctctctctctctctctctctgtctttctctctgtgtctgtctcttcctctgtcaGGATCTATACCCTCCTCCGCATAGTGAATGTGGAGAAGCGAAGGGATTCGGCCCGTGGGAGCCGTTATTTGGTGGAGCTGGAGCTGATGGAGGCGGGGAAAAGAGTGGTGCGTCTGTCCGAGTACATCTACCTCCTTCTCCACCGCAGCCGTCAGGACGAGGGCTTGGGCAGCAGGGAGGTGTCTACTCCTTCTGCCCCGACTGCACCCTCTAAACCCCCTGCCCCCACTAGCAGCTCCAGTGCCCAGTCCAGGGCCTCCACACCTTGGGGAAGCCACTGGCCCAAGCCTCTGCTGTGCCAACCGGCGATGCTCCAGTGGAGGCATGATGTCATGGTACACTTTGTGGTGCCAGGTACTGTATATTGGCACTGGGCTGGTCTAGAGgcctgtccaaatatttattttattccagaTCCTGACCTTCCTGAAAGTTTTTAAAGCTGTAGTTCAGATCATTCAGTTTTAGTCTTTGCTGCacatgtagttgatcagccaagacatgttacAAGGTTACAGGGTTGTTTTCAGGTAGCCCTGGTTCAGTGAATAAAGGCACAAGACGTGTCACTGATGTACAAAGATAAGGTTGGCTTTTTGccagcataaataaaaaactagAGATCTATTTACATCAACTCACATGACTAGACTTGTTTACAGAGCAGTACGCAGTGTGAGATGTCAGCTCTGTGTCTCTGGCAGTGAAGAACCAGGCTCGCTGGGTTCAGCAGTTCATCTCCGACATGGAGCTCCTGCACCGAGAGACCAAGGATGACAATTTCAGCATTATAATCGTGGACTTTGAGAGTGAAGATATGGATGTGGAACAGGCCCTGAGGGACAGCACGGTGCCCAGGTGAGCGCCTGCATCCTCAGCCCTACTTGCACAGACTTACAGGTGGCCATCAGCATGCCCACAGAGCCACGTGGGAACTCCATGCCAAACTCCATGTCGAGGCCCAATTTGTCACACTCTGAGGTTAGCACCAGCTTGCTAAGCCCAGTCAAACACAGTTCTGGGGCCATTCCTTTTAGCGAGCTCTACTTTCAGGTGGGgtttgtattaaagcagtacaacagtaaaaatacaattttcagtttcctcttttctgcatccaagacatgtttgatgttcaAAGTTTagcaagcaatggaagcttgtAGTTATAAAATAGCATCATATCCACAGCATGACCTCGTTAAGATGGAAAAACATCTCAAATAAATTTGCACATGCTGTTTCTAACACTGTACATTATGATATACTATTATCTTTAACAACGGACAAAAGCACGTGGGTCATTCTGCCATTGTGATGGCAGATGATGTCCCACAACTTTGCAAGTCATAAGAATGAGCTCATAAACCCTTGAAGGTTGAtgtctgtgtatgttttgtggtAGAACTAAATTAACTgatcaaaaacaatgaattcttctttttgaattttcatttttatgactTGTAGTCATGTTGTGCATCAAAAATAGCATGCCACAGCAGTGACTTCACAAAACTCTAAAATACTGACAGCTTCATTTATCACAAGAAGATTTTATCTGTGGTCTTACTCATGTGTCAGTAGTGTCTGCAGTATTTGTAATTTCCTACATATAATGTGACTTTGAAACCAAAAAGCCTGATTATACTTTCAGATTTTACTAATTTTGCCAGTCATGTTACAATTTTACTCATGTTGTTCAATATACACCACATTGCTTTGCACTTGAattacctatatatatatatatatatatatatatatatatatatatatatatatatatatatatatatataggtatgcaataaaatggctatatttgcccTGTAGACATggcaactcctggttcctaccaAATCTGAGTGATTAATTTTCTCCACAGttgatttcacatcaaactattctaaattactttgtttacatcttaaagacTCTCATTTTTGTAGACATTATGAAACGCCGCTGGTCTGCATGTGTGCAGGTATGAGTATCTGAGACGAGAGGGAAACTTTGAGAGATCTTCTGGACTGCAGATGGGGGTGGACACCATAGAGGTAGGCACATGAGaaaaaatgactatttcttCATTTCTAAAATggtcatgtttaaaaaaaaggattatCACAGTTATAGTAATTTATAGAATTTGTTTCCTGGTTGCTCCTCAGGACAGTCACAGTATCGTGTTCCTGTGTGACCTGCACATTCACTTCCCCATGAGCATCCTGGAGAGCATCAGGAAGCACTGTGTGGAGGGCAGGCTGGCCTTCGCTCCCATCGTCATGAGACTGGACTGCGGGAGCTCACCTCTACAGCCAAACGGTATACATGACCTCTCTTAACTTTGGGGGTCCCAGATAGTCATGAGAGTGGTCCTATATAATGCCTAAGCTTTATACAGGgaaaacactgtgaaattaaTTTAGGTGGCTGTATGTAAGTACTGTGTAATGGCTCCACCTACAGGCCATGGTGGATAACGTcaagtaataataatgtaacaaTAGTTATATAGCACACTTTTAGTGAAATAAtgtcaaagtgctttacacaaGAAGCAAAACATTAGAAACATTATGGTTAAATGGAATGACAGCACAGTTGTATACTACAGAAAGAAGAGACCCAGTCTACTGAGCAAATTCTAGCCTTAatctggattaaaaaaaaaaaaaaaaaacatttatcaaGCTTGCATTTTTGCTGTACCTTGCTGTAAATGACCAAAAGACTTTACattaacacacatacatatacaacaGTAATAAGAACTGTTGTATTCCATGTCTCTGATTACAGGTTACTGGGAGGTCAATGGCTTTGGCTTGTTTGGCATTTATAAG
It contains:
- the b4galnt4b gene encoding N-acetyl-beta-glucosaminyl-glycoprotein 4-beta-N-acetylgalactosaminyltransferase 1, with product MRFPLKKIRKQFKLLLLLVLLTFAIGFTYLHINQGKVIKLHFNYGKDMEKQAEGLGSGHKKLSHSSPSHPDREESSDSGEETQGGDELGEAGQESRGQTEIRKLLSQKFLKLPWKPEYKGQANLHVFEDWCGSSVSQLRKNLHFPLYPHARTTVKKLAVAPKWKNYGLRIFGFIHPYKDGDFQFAIASDDNSELWLSSDENPLNARLLVYVGRHGSEWTAPGEFTKFRSQTSKSIHLMSSRRYYFEILHKQDEKGSDHVEVGWRPFLPGLKYDVIDSAYISLYTDESSLKMNSVKHIPQTLASHTLSLQEVHSTETHTADMLKPDPRDTFYKIPMIELSRLDRVLPSCLYSPTYIVKDFPIARYQGLQFVYLSYVYPNDFTRLTHMERENKCFYRESPVYLEKFGFYKYMKMDEEEDDRPAFFPNPDDFLEEEEGVDPEEESVNPNNHQARRMSNISPSNQLSTSSLSTASTSADRISHDSKSHILAREGRYSQLKGKQARRRVKAEGMDREDGYYMSTQAKAQEEEERGMEKESQLRRAEIIGIQHEALNEHRESEEVGDDPQTHAGQRSLMWVPLSPVQQSNKVIPLRLSKTSKTFQQSPLYALANQILSNAAHPAPIVLKSNQEKEIKTNKIYITRPRPPKSRPREVPRPPVEVFPGVFLYQTARGKKLVDLSSRWKSMKKHGGLPLFWSSLSLIDHKSTTQQVPLRQNHQIVPTDQEHQDLEVSPSLSFKISHSASVDSNDLPPSSLDKTDDPEIQPTKASEMAEESQQRRAAEPEEGGVSQYSYEDTEPRPGWTEEAINWQRTFTVNPVDFEMLRSDWNDLRCNVSGNLQLAENEVVDVLSQYIERLNERNGGIYTLLRIVNVEKRRDSARGSRYLVELELMEAGKRVVRLSEYIYLLLHRSRQDEGLGSREVSTPSAPTAPSKPPAPTSSSSAQSRASTPWGSHWPKPLLCQPAMLQWRHDVMVHFVVPVKNQARWVQQFISDMELLHRETKDDNFSIIIVDFESEDMDVEQALRDSTVPRYEYLRREGNFERSSGLQMGVDTIEDSHSIVFLCDLHIHFPMSILESIRKHCVEGRLAFAPIVMRLDCGSSPLQPNGYWEVNGFGLFGIYKSDFDKIGGMNTEEFKDRWGGEDWEFLDRVLQNGLEVERLRLRNFYHYYHSKRGMWNSPIKKPTQG